The Crocinitomicaceae bacterium genome includes a region encoding these proteins:
- a CDS encoding NADH-quinone oxidoreductase subunit A has product MGSVSLILLLICGILFAGGGILLSKALARSSFNATKGLPYECGIPTVGTSFIQFNVGYYLFALIFLVFDVELVFMYPWAVVVREVGLPAFIEILVFMFILFMGFLYAWRKGALKWV; this is encoded by the coding sequence ATGGGTTCTGTCTCACTAATACTTTTACTGATTTGCGGCATCTTGTTTGCCGGTGGTGGTATTCTATTATCCAAAGCCTTAGCTCGCTCATCATTTAATGCAACTAAAGGTTTGCCTTATGAGTGCGGTATACCAACCGTTGGAACGTCATTCATTCAATTCAACGTAGGATATTATTTGTTTGCACTGATTTTTTTGGTGTTTGATGTTGAGTTGGTATTTATGTACCCGTGGGCAGTTGTTGTGCGTGAAGTTGGTTTACCTGCTTTCATTGAAATTCTCGTATTCATGTTCATTTTGTTCATGGGCTTTTTATATGCCTGGAGAAAGGGGGCGCTGAAATGGGTATAG
- a CDS encoding 4Fe-4S dicluster domain-containing protein, which translates to MAIRITDDCINCGACEPECPNGAIYEGGTSWMMSDKTSLSGNVVTKSGLTLDADTEQEAVSSDFYYIVPDKCTECIGFHDEPQCASVCPVDCCQPDAERAESKDELLAKKQMLHS; encoded by the coding sequence ATGGCTATCAGGATTACAGACGATTGCATCAATTGTGGGGCTTGTGAACCCGAATGTCCTAATGGGGCAATTTATGAAGGCGGAACAAGCTGGATGATGTCAGACAAAACTTCTCTTAGTGGAAATGTAGTCACCAAAAGTGGATTAACTTTAGATGCAGATACTGAACAAGAGGCTGTGTCTTCAGACTTCTATTACATCGTTCCGGATAAATGTACTGAGTGTATTGGTTTTCATGATGAACCTCAATGCGCATCGGTTTGTCCGGTTGATTGTTGCCAGCCTGATGCAGAACGTGCAGAATCAAAAGACGAGTTGCTCGCGAAAAAGCAAATGTTACATTCTTAA
- a CDS encoding 2-oxoacid:acceptor oxidoreductase subunit alpha → MSTETSSPLQKKVIESESAVVRFAGDSGDGMQLTGMQFTDTAALLGNDLSTFPDYPAEIRAPIGTIAGVSGFQVHFGSKEIFTPGDNYDVLVAMNAAALKVDLPRLKKGGVIIANIAGFDKKNLNLAKYPEGASPLDDSSLDEYTVHKVDVTKHTKDCLAASGLGMKEIERSKNMFVLGLLFWMFDKSPDSTIAFIKEKFGKKPEIADANIKTLQAGWDYGDNTEIFNTRYVVNAAKLPSGTYRSITGNHATAIGLIAAAEKSGLPLFLGSYPITPATDILHELAKYKTNAVKTFQAEDEIAGICSAIGAAYVGNLAVTTTSGPGMALKTEAAGLSTMLEIPLVIVNVQRGGPSTGLPTKTEQADLLMAMYGRHGEAPVAVIAASSPSDCFSMAFEACRIAVEHMTPVILLTDGYIANGSEPWLFPKAADLKDIKVNFLDKPNGAEGTLLPYKRDEKLARPWIVPGTKGLEHRIGGLEKQHETGNVSHDPMNHEKMVAIRAEKIQKIADTLPLAKAESGKDKGKLLVLGWGSTYGAIKTAARECISEGYDVSHVHLRHLNPFPKNLEEVLKSYDKVLIPEMNCGQLLQLIRGKFLIPAIGLSKVQGLPFTTTELKEKIVELLK, encoded by the coding sequence ATGAGTACAGAAACCAGTTCACCATTACAAAAAAAAGTTATTGAGTCAGAAAGCGCCGTTGTGCGTTTTGCAGGTGACTCAGGAGACGGAATGCAGTTAACAGGTATGCAGTTTACTGACACTGCTGCATTATTAGGGAATGACCTGAGTACTTTCCCTGATTATCCTGCTGAGATACGTGCCCCAATAGGCACCATTGCCGGTGTATCCGGATTTCAGGTGCATTTTGGAAGTAAAGAAATTTTTACCCCGGGTGATAACTATGACGTGCTAGTTGCTATGAACGCAGCTGCATTAAAAGTTGATTTACCACGCTTGAAAAAAGGAGGCGTTATCATTGCAAACATTGCCGGCTTTGATAAAAAAAATCTCAATCTTGCTAAATATCCTGAAGGTGCAAGTCCGCTTGATGATAGCTCACTGGATGAATATACCGTGCACAAAGTTGACGTTACCAAACACACCAAAGATTGCCTTGCTGCATCAGGTTTGGGAATGAAAGAAATTGAGCGTTCAAAAAACATGTTTGTATTAGGACTGCTTTTCTGGATGTTTGATAAATCACCGGATTCTACCATTGCATTCATCAAAGAAAAATTTGGAAAAAAACCTGAAATCGCCGATGCAAATATTAAAACATTGCAAGCCGGTTGGGATTATGGTGATAATACAGAAATTTTTAATACCCGTTATGTTGTCAATGCGGCTAAATTGCCTTCAGGTACTTATCGCTCAATTACCGGTAATCACGCAACAGCCATTGGTTTGATTGCAGCTGCAGAAAAATCAGGATTACCATTATTTCTTGGTTCATATCCTATTACGCCTGCAACAGATATTCTACATGAGTTGGCAAAATATAAAACCAATGCGGTAAAAACTTTTCAGGCTGAAGATGAAATTGCCGGAATTTGTTCTGCCATTGGTGCTGCTTATGTTGGAAATCTTGCAGTGACCACAACATCAGGGCCGGGAATGGCATTGAAAACTGAAGCAGCTGGTTTATCTACCATGCTTGAAATTCCGCTCGTGATTGTGAATGTGCAACGCGGTGGACCATCAACAGGATTACCAACAAAAACTGAGCAAGCTGACTTATTGATGGCCATGTATGGTCGTCACGGTGAAGCGCCTGTTGCAGTGATTGCAGCCTCATCTCCATCTGATTGTTTCAGTATGGCATTTGAAGCGTGCCGCATTGCAGTTGAACACATGACACCTGTAATTCTGCTTACTGATGGATACATTGCGAATGGTTCAGAACCATGGTTGTTTCCAAAAGCTGCAGATCTGAAAGATATCAAAGTAAATTTTCTAGATAAACCAAATGGAGCTGAAGGAACATTATTACCATACAAACGTGACGAAAAATTAGCACGCCCATGGATTGTTCCAGGTACTAAAGGATTAGAGCACCGCATTGGCGGATTGGAAAAACAGCATGAAACCGGTAACGTTTCTCATGATCCAATGAACCACGAAAAAATGGTTGCAATCCGCGCTGAGAAAATTCAGAAAATTGCAGATACTCTTCCATTGGCAAAAGCAGAAAGTGGAAAAGATAAAGGCAAATTATTAGTTCTTGGATGGGGATCAACTTATGGCGCAATTAAAACGGCAGCCCGTGAATGTATTAGTGAAGGGTATGATGTTTCACACGTTCATTTGCGTCACTTGAATCCATTTCCAAAAAACTTGGAAGAGGTGTTGAAGAGCTATGATAAAGTGCTTATCCCTGAAATGAACTGTGGTCAGTTATTGCAATTAATCAGAGGAAAATTTTTGATTCCTGCAATTGGATTATCAAAAGTACAGGGCTTGCCATTCACCACTACAGAGCTAAAAGAAAAAATTGTTGAATTGTTAAAATAA
- a CDS encoding 2-oxoacid:ferredoxin oxidoreductase subunit beta, with product MDTTVTENKLTAKDYSSSQEVKWCPGCGDYSILKQVQTVFPDLGVPKEKFVFISGIGCSSRFTYYMDTFGMHSIHGRAAAIASGVKAANPDLSVWVISGDGDAFSIGGNHFIHAMRKNFNLNYLVFNNQIYSLTKGQYSPTSERGKVTKTSPLGSVEEPFNPSELALGANASFVARSLDRDPKHMQAVLKRAHAFKGTSFVEVYQNCPVFNDEAFFAFSEKDTKKEQAIYLEHGKPLIFGNNDEKGIMLDGLMPRIVDIKANNIPHDHLWIHDEQDKTKANLISRFFNNEFDGVVFPRPFGVIYAKERPVYEEGMTHQIEQAQKLKGKQSLDSILSGDKTWEIK from the coding sequence ATGGACACAACAGTAACAGAAAATAAACTGACGGCAAAAGATTACTCATCAAGCCAAGAAGTAAAATGGTGTCCGGGTTGCGGAGATTATTCTATTCTCAAACAAGTGCAAACCGTTTTCCCTGATTTGGGAGTGCCAAAAGAAAAATTTGTTTTTATTTCCGGTATCGGATGTTCATCACGTTTTACCTACTACATGGATACGTTTGGAATGCACAGTATTCACGGTCGTGCTGCAGCTATTGCATCCGGTGTGAAAGCGGCAAATCCTGATTTGAGTGTTTGGGTTATTTCTGGTGATGGTGATGCTTTTTCAATTGGAGGTAATCACTTCATTCACGCCATGCGGAAAAATTTCAACCTGAATTATCTGGTATTCAATAATCAGATTTACAGTTTGACTAAAGGACAATATTCTCCAACATCTGAACGCGGTAAAGTAACAAAAACATCGCCGTTAGGAAGTGTTGAGGAACCATTCAATCCATCAGAATTGGCATTGGGTGCAAACGCTTCTTTTGTTGCACGTTCATTAGATCGTGATCCAAAACACATGCAGGCAGTTTTAAAACGCGCACATGCATTTAAAGGAACATCATTTGTTGAGGTATATCAAAATTGCCCTGTATTTAATGATGAAGCGTTTTTTGCTTTTTCAGAAAAAGACACAAAAAAAGAACAGGCAATTTATCTTGAACATGGCAAGCCGCTCATTTTTGGAAACAATGATGAAAAAGGAATCATGTTGGATGGTTTGATGCCGCGCATTGTTGACATCAAAGCAAACAATATTCCTCATGATCATTTATGGATACATGATGAGCAAGATAAAACAAAAGCCAATTTGATTTCACGTTTTTTCAATAATGAATTTGATGGGGTGGTATTCCCTCGTCCATTTGGTGTGATTTACGCAAAAGAGCGCCCGGTCTATGAAGAAGGCATGACACATCAAATTGAACAAGCACAAAAATTAAAAGGAAAACAATCATTAGACTCTATTCTTTCAGGTGACAAAACTTGGGAGATTAAATAA
- a CDS encoding urocanate hydratase, with product MNAEEFKQDILNGIPKNIPSQKEYDASINHAPKRKDILSKEEKKLALKNALRYFPAEQHAELAKEFADELKKYGRIYMYRYRPDYKMYARPISEYPGKCEQARAIMVMIQNNLDYAVAQHPHELITYGGNGAVFQNWAQYRLTMQYLANMTDEQTLVMYSGHPLGLFPSHKDAPRVVVTNGMVIPNYSKQDDWEKFNALGVSQYGQMTAGSYMYIGPQGIVHGTTITVLNGCRKLKNAQDGKRKLFLTSGLGGMSGAQPKAGNIAGVISVTAEVNPKATHTRHSQGWVDEVISDLDALCERVKKAKAENEIVSIAYQGNVVDVWEKFDAENIYVDLGSDQTSLHNPWAGGYYPVGISFDEANALMANNPEEFKKQVQHTLRKHADAINKHTAKGTYFFDYGNAFLLEASRAGADVMAANGIDFKYPSYVQDIMGPMCFDYGFGPFRWVCTSGKPEDLKTTDNIACEVLEEIRKNSPAEIQQQMADNIQWIKGAQENKLVVGSQARILYADAEGRIKIASAFNKAIKDGKIGPVVLGRDHHDVSGTDSPFRETSNIYDGSKFTADMAIHNVIGDGFRGATWISIHNGGGVGWGEVINGGFGMLLDGSADSDRRLNMMLHWDVNNGIARRSWARNEGAIFAIQREMQRTPLLKVTLPNLVSDQILEGLV from the coding sequence ATGAACGCAGAAGAATTTAAACAAGATATACTGAACGGAATTCCAAAAAATATTCCGTCACAAAAAGAATATGATGCATCAATTAATCATGCACCAAAAAGGAAAGACATTCTTTCAAAGGAAGAAAAAAAATTAGCACTCAAAAATGCACTGCGGTATTTTCCGGCAGAACAGCATGCTGAATTGGCAAAGGAATTTGCAGATGAATTAAAAAAATACGGTCGTATTTATATGTACCGGTATCGTCCGGATTATAAGATGTATGCTCGTCCTATTTCTGAATATCCGGGCAAGTGTGAACAGGCGCGTGCTATCATGGTTATGATTCAAAACAATTTGGATTATGCCGTTGCGCAACATCCGCATGAGCTAATCACGTATGGCGGTAATGGAGCCGTGTTCCAGAATTGGGCACAATACCGGTTAACCATGCAATACCTTGCCAACATGACAGATGAACAAACTCTGGTAATGTACAGCGGGCATCCACTTGGATTATTCCCTTCACACAAAGATGCACCGCGTGTTGTTGTAACCAACGGTATGGTAATTCCTAATTATTCAAAACAAGATGATTGGGAAAAATTCAATGCATTAGGTGTGAGTCAATATGGACAAATGACTGCCGGATCATACATGTACATTGGTCCGCAAGGTATAGTTCACGGCACCACCATCACTGTTTTGAATGGATGTCGCAAATTAAAAAATGCACAAGATGGGAAGAGAAAATTATTCCTGACATCCGGCTTAGGTGGCATGAGTGGAGCCCAACCTAAAGCAGGAAATATTGCCGGTGTAATTTCAGTCACTGCCGAGGTAAACCCAAAAGCTACGCATACCAGACATTCGCAAGGATGGGTTGATGAAGTAATTTCTGATTTGGATGCGCTTTGCGAAAGAGTAAAAAAAGCAAAAGCAGAAAATGAAATTGTATCCATTGCCTACCAAGGAAACGTGGTTGACGTATGGGAAAAATTTGATGCAGAAAATATTTATGTTGATTTGGGTTCTGATCAAACTTCGTTACATAATCCATGGGCAGGTGGTTATTATCCGGTAGGTATTTCATTTGATGAAGCCAACGCATTGATGGCAAACAATCCGGAGGAATTTAAAAAACAAGTTCAACATACATTAAGAAAACACGCTGACGCAATCAATAAACATACTGCAAAAGGAACGTACTTTTTTGATTATGGAAATGCTTTTCTGCTTGAAGCAAGTCGTGCAGGTGCAGATGTCATGGCGGCAAACGGAATTGATTTCAAGTATCCAAGTTATGTCCAAGATATCATGGGTCCTATGTGTTTTGACTATGGTTTCGGACCTTTCAGATGGGTTTGTACATCAGGTAAACCAGAGGATTTAAAAACAACCGATAACATTGCCTGTGAAGTGTTGGAAGAAATAAGAAAAAATTCTCCGGCAGAAATTCAGCAACAAATGGCTGATAATATTCAGTGGATAAAAGGAGCGCAGGAAAATAAATTGGTAGTTGGTTCACAAGCCCGCATCTTATATGCCGATGCTGAGGGAAGAATAAAAATAGCATCTGCATTCAACAAAGCAATCAAAGACGGAAAAATTGGTCCCGTTGTTTTGGGGCGTGATCATCATGATGTTTCTGGCACTGATTCACCATTCAGAGAAACCTCCAATATTTACGACGGATCAAAATTTACCGCCGACATGGCCATTCACAATGTCATTGGAGACGGCTTCCGTGGTGCTACATGGATCTCCATTCACAACGGTGGTGGCGTTGGATGGGGTGAGGTAATTAATGGTGGTTTCGGTATGTTGCTTGACGGCTCAGCAGATTCTGACCGCCGCCTCAACATGATGCTCCATTGGGATGTCAACAACGGAATAGCGCGCCGCAGCTGGGCACGAAACGAAGGTGCAATTTTTGCCATCCAACGTGAAATGCAACGCACTCCACTACTCAAAGTCACCTTACCCAATTTGGTGAGTGATCAGATTTTGGAGGGATTGGTTTGA
- a CDS encoding immune inhibitor A yields the protein MKKLLLTLMASAFIIFSSISQENYSRIKIYGTAQELNEARNLGISLDHGEYKTNTWFITDLSETEMAILDSLGYHYEIMIEDVSAYYVANSLTTIHQHKDDERSACPSAGGSGGFVVNDPMNWQLGSMAGFYTYQEFLDELDSMASKYPNLITSKAQISAFTSIEGRPLYWVRISDNPNSDETEEEVLYTSIHHAREPASLSQLIYYMWWILENYGTNDEVTYLVDETEMYFIPMINPDGYVYNETTNPGGGGMHRKNRRNVGTSNKGVDLNRNYSYEWGTTGVSFSPNNDTYCGTAAFSEPETQAVKWFCENHDIQFAFNAHTHGNMLLFPYGYDTPMAPDHDYFQAFTNHMVLYNGYSAIKSSDLYPASGDSDDWMYADDLVAKPKIFAMTPECSSEGTSNDFWPPQSSIHDICAVNIWMNKTLAHMPHVYGVVTDQDPNQIAVTSGYFHYEIERLGLENGDITVSMTALTGIQTLGTPNVHTLNIMDIENDSISFVLDPGIQFGDEIKYLLKTDNGTWIKIDTITKTYGSGTAVFSDDCNDLANWTGDWNFTSEDFISASNSITDSPFTNYSDDENSEIELNQSFSFENATYAYANFYAKWEIENDYDYVQFMASTDGGTSWIPLCGKYTNAGNSNQDLDNPLYDNFQTEWVLEEVDLSDFVGMTDVRFKFRLISDAGVTEDGFYFDDFAIYTDHIDDSGTDEFTQNVLSIFPNPAHDVITLQFTNYSAISQVEIYNELGELVSAWKPTSSTQLLNVQNWAEGVYLIKTISETHAAQVSRVVVVK from the coding sequence ATGAAAAAACTGCTACTCACGCTAATGGCTTCAGCGTTTATTATTTTTTCTTCAATCAGCCAAGAAAATTATTCGCGCATTAAAATTTACGGTACAGCGCAAGAACTCAACGAGGCGCGAAATCTAGGCATTTCTCTTGATCATGGTGAATACAAAACCAATACCTGGTTTATCACTGATCTTTCTGAGACTGAAATGGCAATACTTGATTCACTTGGGTATCATTATGAAATTATGATTGAAGATGTGAGTGCGTATTATGTTGCCAATAGCCTTACTACGATTCACCAACATAAAGATGATGAGCGCTCTGCTTGTCCTTCAGCGGGCGGTTCAGGTGGTTTTGTTGTGAATGATCCGATGAACTGGCAGTTGGGTTCAATGGCAGGATTTTATACCTATCAAGAATTTCTGGATGAGTTGGATTCAATGGCATCAAAATATCCAAACCTCATCACCAGCAAAGCACAAATTTCAGCGTTCACTTCTATTGAGGGTCGCCCACTTTATTGGGTGCGCATTTCTGATAATCCAAACTCTGATGAAACAGAAGAAGAAGTTCTATATACAAGCATTCATCATGCACGTGAGCCCGCCAGCCTTTCTCAATTGATTTATTACATGTGGTGGATACTTGAAAATTACGGCACCAATGATGAGGTAACTTATTTGGTTGATGAAACAGAAATGTATTTTATTCCTATGATTAATCCTGATGGTTACGTTTATAATGAAACTACAAATCCAGGCGGAGGCGGTATGCACCGTAAAAACAGACGCAACGTGGGTACCTCAAACAAAGGCGTTGACTTAAACCGGAATTATAGCTATGAATGGGGTACAACCGGCGTCTCATTCTCGCCTAATAATGATACCTATTGCGGAACAGCAGCCTTCAGTGAACCTGAGACGCAAGCCGTGAAATGGTTCTGTGAAAATCATGATATTCAATTTGCATTCAACGCGCATACTCATGGTAATATGCTTCTTTTCCCATACGGATATGACACTCCAATGGCTCCTGATCATGATTATTTTCAGGCGTTCACCAATCACATGGTTTTATATAATGGATACAGCGCGATAAAAAGTTCTGATCTCTATCCTGCCTCAGGTGACTCTGATGACTGGATGTATGCAGACGATTTAGTTGCCAAACCTAAAATTTTTGCCATGACTCCTGAATGTTCAAGTGAAGGAACCTCAAATGATTTCTGGCCGCCGCAATCAAGTATTCATGATATTTGTGCAGTTAATATCTGGATGAATAAAACGCTTGCACACATGCCACACGTGTATGGGGTAGTTACTGATCAAGATCCTAATCAGATTGCCGTAACCAGTGGATATTTTCATTATGAGATTGAACGTCTCGGTCTTGAAAACGGAGACATCACAGTAAGCATGACTGCGCTCACAGGCATTCAAACCTTGGGCACACCAAACGTGCATACATTGAATATCATGGATATTGAAAATGATTCTATCAGTTTTGTGCTTGACCCCGGAATTCAATTTGGTGATGAAATAAAATATCTTTTAAAAACAGACAACGGAACCTGGATTAAAATTGATACTATTACGAAAACCTATGGTTCAGGAACCGCAGTATTTTCTGATGACTGCAATGATCTTGCAAATTGGACAGGCGACTGGAATTTTACTTCTGAAGATTTTATCTCTGCGTCAAATTCTATTACTGATAGTCCTTTTACAAATTATTCTGATGATGAAAATTCAGAAATTGAACTAAACCAATCTTTCTCATTTGAAAATGCAACGTATGCTTACGCTAATTTTTATGCAAAATGGGAAATTGAAAATGACTATGACTACGTTCAGTTCATGGCCTCAACGGATGGTGGAACCAGTTGGATTCCCTTGTGTGGAAAATACACCAATGCAGGCAATTCAAATCAAGATTTAGATAATCCGCTCTATGATAATTTTCAAACTGAATGGGTTCTTGAAGAAGTTGATCTCTCAGATTTTGTTGGCATGACAGATGTCCGCTTTAAATTCAGATTAATTTCAGATGCCGGTGTAACTGAAGATGGTTTTTACTTTGATGATTTTGCTATCTATACAGATCATATTGATGATTCAGGCACTGATGAATTTACGCAAAACGTGCTCAGCATATTCCCTAATCCCGCACATGATGTCATCACCTTGCAATTCACCAATTATTCTGCTATTTCACAAGTTGAAATTTACAATGAATTAGGCGAATTGGTGAGCGCATGGAAACCAACTTCATCAACCCAATTATTGAATGTCCAAAATTGGGCTGAAGGTGTTTACCTGATTAAAACAATTTCTGAAACACATGCTGCGCAGGTTAGTAGAGTGGTTGTGGTGAAATAA
- a CDS encoding GH3 auxin-responsive promoter family protein, producing MPFNSIFSWFIKKRLHQIDLFRKYPVEVQREVLFSLIDRASETQFGKQHNFSSIKNFQDFKKAVPLTDYENFKPVIDQLFKNEQMITWNTEIKWFAKSSGTTSGKSKFIPVSRESLEDCHYKGGKDLLSLYYHQLPDRKLYKGKHLVLGGSAEINYLSDDSYFGDLSAIILKNMPWWAEIRRTPSKEIALMSAWEEKIEKLAHSTMHEDIYILAGVPSWTLVLCNRILEITGKKNMREVWPNLELFMHGGVNFEPYRDQFKKIIPFKDMHYVETYNASEGFFGIQDQLDQTDLLLMLDYGIYFEFIPMDSFEGIDSKIVCSIDEVEAGVNYALVISTNAGLWRYLVGDTIRFTSTLPYRFKITGRTKSFINVAGEELVVENAEQAIAATCIKTQAAIRDYTVAPIYMSENQSARHEWLIEFSKMPEDLVAFIHILDGELKSVNSDYEAKRTGNLSLNLPTITLAKEGLFDTWLKSENKLGGQHKIPRLSNHRELVEKLLSI from the coding sequence ATGCCGTTTAATTCTATTTTCTCATGGTTCATCAAAAAAAGATTGCATCAAATTGATTTGTTCAGAAAATATCCTGTTGAGGTACAACGTGAAGTTTTGTTTTCATTGATTGATCGCGCAAGCGAAACCCAATTTGGTAAACAGCATAACTTCTCATCCATTAAAAATTTTCAAGATTTCAAAAAGGCAGTTCCGCTTACTGATTATGAAAATTTCAAACCTGTAATTGATCAGCTATTTAAGAATGAGCAAATGATTACCTGGAATACAGAAATCAAATGGTTTGCAAAATCATCAGGCACTACTTCAGGTAAAAGTAAATTTATTCCCGTTTCACGAGAGTCATTAGAAGATTGCCATTATAAAGGCGGAAAAGATTTGCTTAGTCTATACTATCACCAATTGCCGGACAGAAAACTCTATAAAGGAAAACATCTGGTATTAGGCGGCAGTGCAGAAATAAATTATCTCAGTGACGATTCATATTTTGGTGATTTATCAGCCATCATTTTGAAAAATATGCCCTGGTGGGCTGAAATCAGAAGAACCCCATCAAAGGAAATTGCCTTAATGAGTGCATGGGAAGAGAAAATTGAAAAACTTGCGCACAGCACCATGCATGAAGATATTTATATACTTGCAGGTGTGCCAAGCTGGACCTTAGTTTTGTGCAATAGAATTTTAGAAATTACCGGCAAAAAAAATATGCGTGAGGTTTGGCCTAATCTTGAATTATTCATGCATGGCGGAGTAAATTTTGAACCGTACCGTGATCAGTTTAAAAAAATAATTCCGTTTAAAGACATGCATTATGTTGAAACCTATAATGCATCTGAGGGATTTTTTGGTATTCAGGATCAATTGGACCAAACTGATTTATTACTCATGCTTGATTACGGAATTTATTTCGAATTTATTCCCATGGATTCATTTGAAGGTATTGATTCAAAAATTGTTTGCAGCATTGATGAAGTTGAGGCGGGAGTGAACTATGCCCTGGTGATTTCAACTAATGCAGGTTTGTGGAGATATCTTGTTGGAGATACTATCCGTTTTACATCCACCTTGCCATACCGATTTAAAATTACCGGGCGCACAAAAAGTTTTATCAATGTAGCGGGGGAAGAGTTGGTAGTAGAAAATGCTGAACAGGCAATTGCTGCAACATGCATTAAAACCCAAGCTGCCATCAGAGATTACACCGTTGCCCCAATTTACATGTCAGAAAATCAAAGCGCCCGACACGAATGGTTGATTGAGTTTTCAAAAATGCCTGAAGATTTAGTTGCTTTCATTCATATTTTAGATGGAGAATTGAAAAGCGTGAATTCAGATTATGAAGCAAAGCGCACCGGAAATCTTTCATTGAATTTACCGACGATTACACTGGCAAAAGAAGGTCTATTTGATACCTGGCTAAAATCAGAAAATAAGTTAGGAGGGCAACATAAAATTCCGCGCCTTTCAAATCACCGTGAACTGGTAGAAAAATTGTTGAGTATTTGA
- a CDS encoding NAD(P)/FAD-dependent oxidoreductase, translating to MITTDIIVIGAGPAGLFTVFEAGLLKLRCHLIDSLPQPGGQLKEIYPKKPIYDIPGFPIVNAGELVDRLMEQIAPFKPGFTLGESAQKIDEREDGNFIVTTNLGTQHKAPVIIIAGGLGVFEPRKPPVDKLEFFENKGVEYMVRDPQIYQNKKMVIAGGGDSALDWSIYLAENNIPSHITLVHRNNSFRGHLDSVQKVMDLSAAGKINLITEAEVISMDGDSHLKSVTIKHATQGEFQLSADHFVPLFGLKPSLGPMAEWGLEIDKGSLVVNTKDYSTNRKGIFAVGDINTYDGKLKLILCGFHEATLAVQAAFARIYPDKKQVLKYTTVNGINGF from the coding sequence ATGATTACTACAGACATTATTGTAATTGGCGCCGGACCCGCAGGCTTGTTTACCGTTTTTGAAGCAGGTTTACTTAAGTTGCGCTGTCATTTAATTGATTCGCTACCTCAGCCGGGCGGGCAGTTGAAAGAAATATATCCTAAAAAACCCATTTATGATATTCCGGGTTTTCCAATAGTGAATGCCGGCGAATTAGTTGACAGGTTGATGGAACAAATTGCTCCGTTTAAACCTGGTTTTACATTAGGAGAATCAGCACAAAAAATTGATGAAAGAGAAGATGGAAATTTTATTGTAACAACCAATTTAGGCACACAACATAAAGCTCCGGTAATTATTATTGCCGGCGGACTTGGTGTTTTTGAACCCAGAAAACCTCCGGTAGATAAACTTGAATTTTTTGAAAACAAAGGAGTTGAATATATGGTGCGAGATCCACAGATCTACCAAAATAAAAAAATGGTTATTGCCGGTGGCGGAGATTCTGCTTTAGATTGGTCAATTTATCTGGCAGAAAATAATATTCCTTCTCACATTACGCTGGTACATCGCAACAATTCATTCAGAGGACATCTTGATTCAGTGCAAAAAGTAATGGATCTTAGCGCAGCAGGCAAAATTAATTTGATTACTGAAGCAGAAGTAATTTCCATGGACGGTGACAGCCACCTCAAATCAGTGACAATAAAACATGCTACCCAGGGAGAATTTCAACTAAGCGCTGACCATTTTGTTCCGCTTTTTGGTTTAAAACCTAGCTTGGGTCCTATGGCTGAATGGGGACTTGAAATTGACAAAGGATCACTTGTTGTCAACACAAAAGATTACAGCACCAACCGCAAAGGAATTTTTGCCGTTGGAGATATCAATACGTACGACGGAAAACTAAAACTTATACTCTGCGGTTTTCATGAAGCAACACTTGCTGTACAAGCAGCCTTTGCTCGCATCTATCCGGATAAAAAACAGGTATTAAAATATACCACCGTGAATGGTATCAATGGTTTTTAA